In Canis lupus dingo isolate Sandy chromosome 33, ASM325472v2, whole genome shotgun sequence, a single genomic region encodes these proteins:
- the LOC112678191 gene encoding 40S ribosomal protein S3a-like: MVVGKNKRLMKGGRKGAKKKVVDPFSKKDWYDVKASATFNIRNIGKTLVTRTQGTKIASDGLKGRVFEVSLADLQNDEVAFRKFKLITEDVQGKNCLTNFHGMDLTRDKMCSMVKKWQTMIEAHVDVKTTDGYLLRLFCVGFTKKRNNQIRKTSYAQHRQVRQIWKKMMEIMTREVQTNDLKEVVNKLIPDSIGKDIKKACQSIYPLHDVFVRKVKMLKKPKFELGKLMELHGEGSSSGKATGDETGAKVERADGYEPPVQESV, encoded by the coding sequence ATGGTGGTCGGCAAGAACAAGCGCCTTATGAAAGGCGGCAGAAAGGGAGCCAAGAAGAAAGTGGTTGatccattttctaagaaagattgGTATGATGTGAAAGCGTCAGCTACgttcaatataagaaatattggaaaaacacTAGTCACAAGAACTCAAGGAACCAAAATTGCGTCTGATGGTCTCAAGGGTCGCGTTTTTGAAGTTAGCCTTGCTGATCTGCAGAATGATGAAGTTGCATTTAGGAAATTCAAGCTAATCACTGAGGATGTGCAGGGCAAAAACTGCCTGACTAATTTCCATGGCATGGATCTTACCCGTGACAAAATGTGCTCCATGGTCAAAAAATGGCAGACCATGATTGAAGCTCATGTTGATGTAAAGACTACCGATGGTTATTTGCTTCGTCTATTTTGTGTTGGTTTTACTAAAAAACGCAATAATCAGATTCGGAAGACCTCTTACGCTCAGCACCGACAGGTCCGCCAAATCTGGAAAAAGATGATGGAAATCATGACCCGAGAGGTGCAAACAAATGACTTGAAAGAAGTGGTCAATAAATTGATTCCAGACAGCATcggaaaagatataaaaaaagcTTGTCAGTCTATTTATCCACTCCATGATGTTtttgttagaaaagtaaaaatgctgaagAAGCCCAAGTTTGAATTGGGAAAACTCATGGAGCTTCATGGTGAAGGTAGTAGTTCTGGAAAAGCTACGGGGGATGAGACCGGTGCTAAAGTTGAACGAGCTGATGGATATGAACCACCAGTCCaagaatctgtttaa